A single window of Nicotiana tomentosiformis chromosome 1, ASM39032v3, whole genome shotgun sequence DNA harbors:
- the LOC104113316 gene encoding uncharacterized protein translates to MLRILSKNHTTPKTTTMVTRSESKIETYDVIEDLSSWEFVNPSDDEQEDSYSFSDQTDDDESDELMSKEDNPCEIGSPSSPSHVQITGPLLVDPCEIGSPYSPSHVETTGPLLVFDVRVDDGHEEEEEEEEEEEDYDGYDLDDELVPKWLSDKFGRQRIRKLGKRACSRMNKSKRGPYIFNRPGCVHGKHGLGVQHSYV, encoded by the coding sequence ATGTTGAGAATCCTTAGCAAAAATcacacaacaccaaaaacaacaacaatGGTTACCAGATCTGAGTCCAAAATCGAAACTTACGATGTTATTGAAGATTTGTCTTCGTGGGAATTTGTTAATCCATCGGACGATGAACAAGAAGACAGCTACTCCTTCAGTGATCAAACTGATGATGATGAAAGTGATGAATTGATGTCAAAGGAAGATAATCCATGTGAAATCGGGTCACCGTCTTCTCCTTCACATGTTCAAATCACTGGTCCATTGCTTGTTGATCCATGTGAAATCGGGTCACCGTATTCTCCTTCACATGTTGAAACCACTGGTCCATTGCTTGTTTTTGATGTTAGGGTTGATGATGGTcatgaagaggaagaggaagaggaagaggaagaagaagattatGATGGGTATGATTTGGATGATGAGTTAGTACCAAAATGGTTGAGTGATAAATTTGGGAGACAAAGGATAAGGAAATTAGGGAAAAGGGCTTGTTCTAGAATGAACAAATCAAAAAGAGGACCTTATATATTTAACAGGCCAGGTTGTGTTCATGGAAAACATGGACTTGGTGTACAGCACAGTTATGTCTAA
- the LOC104113315 gene encoding uncharacterized protein isoform X1: MATILSITPVAIRLFPSNSQRYLCYLHRTMRMGEAGIHIQKHYQISFIFNKSRRKFICAVSKDAEESFKKTVEVDRLIDTLREASDKELPQLVVENVLAFNESFWIRLAARADTCKSDDDKKDYEELALSVMNIVDRLVHKTKEKIDSSTDVLKAILEPVLDEVEEISWPVSDPEALSLMEKEINQREQEGQLDEGFLSEVNAQLRQAKKDGDKPGLEAMLQKVLQLYASRVLSKRSYAKKGNEVLKAEQFLESIIKAPEEEWNKLLIDGMTVGKGDISPEELYAVIKKRMERTLIRTEGGSYQQRVLIEYLKGIEARAGEIVKVLQG; encoded by the exons ATGGCAACTATTTTGTCAATAACACCAGTTGCAATTCGATTATTCCCTTCAAATTCACAGCGCTATCTG TGTTACTTGCATAGAACAATGAGAATGGGGGAAGCAGGGATTCACATTCAGAAGCATTATCAAATTTCTTTCATATTCAACAAGAG CAGGAGAAAATTCATATGTGCAGTCAGTAAAGATGCTGAGGAATCTTTCAAAAAGACTGTGGAGGTGGATAGGCTTATAGATACATTGAGGGAGGCAAGTGATAAGGAA CTGCCACAGCTAGTTGTGGAGAATGTTCTCGCTTTCAACGAGAGCTTTTGGATAAGACTTGCAGCTAGAGCAGACACCTGCAAATCTGACGATGACAAA AAAGACTACGAAGAGCTGGCGTTGTCGGTAATGAACATCGTAGATCGTCTTGTTCACAAGACAAAA GAAAAGATAGATTCATCTACTGACGTGCTCAAAGCAATCTTAGAACCTGTGCTTGATGAAGTAGAAGAAATTTCTTGGCCTGTTAGTGATCCTGAGGCTCTCAGTCTTATGGAGAAA GAAATAAATCAAAGGGAGCAAGAAGGCCAACTTGATGAAGGGTTCCTCTCAGAAGTCAATGCACAGTTGCGGCAA GCTAAAAAAGACGGGGACAAGCCAGGACTTGAAGCTATGTTACAAAAGGTTCTGCAATTGTATGCTTCCAGAGTGCTATCAAAGCGGAGTTATGCAAAAAAAG GAAATGAAGTGTTAAAAGCTGAACAGTTTCTTGAGAGCATTATCAAAG CACCAGAGGAAGAATGGAACAAGCTCTTGATAGATGGTATGACTGTTGGAAAAGGTGATATTTCACCTGAGGAATTGTATGCTGTTATTAAGAAGAGAATGGAAAGGACTTTGATACGTACG gAAGGCGGTTCATACCAGCAGCGAGTTCTGATTGAGTATCTGAAAGGTATTGAGGCAAGAGCGGGGGAGATTGTCAAAGTACTCCAAGGTTGA
- the LOC104113315 gene encoding uncharacterized protein isoform X2, giving the protein MATILSITPVAIRLFPSNSQRYLCYLHRTMRMGEAGIHIQKHYQISFIFNKRRKFICAVSKDAEESFKKTVEVDRLIDTLREASDKELPQLVVENVLAFNESFWIRLAARADTCKSDDDKKDYEELALSVMNIVDRLVHKTKEKIDSSTDVLKAILEPVLDEVEEISWPVSDPEALSLMEKEINQREQEGQLDEGFLSEVNAQLRQAKKDGDKPGLEAMLQKVLQLYASRVLSKRSYAKKGNEVLKAEQFLESIIKAPEEEWNKLLIDGMTVGKGDISPEELYAVIKKRMERTLIRTEGGSYQQRVLIEYLKGIEARAGEIVKVLQG; this is encoded by the exons ATGGCAACTATTTTGTCAATAACACCAGTTGCAATTCGATTATTCCCTTCAAATTCACAGCGCTATCTG TGTTACTTGCATAGAACAATGAGAATGGGGGAAGCAGGGATTCACATTCAGAAGCATTATCAAATTTCTTTCATATTCAACAAGAG GAGAAAATTCATATGTGCAGTCAGTAAAGATGCTGAGGAATCTTTCAAAAAGACTGTGGAGGTGGATAGGCTTATAGATACATTGAGGGAGGCAAGTGATAAGGAA CTGCCACAGCTAGTTGTGGAGAATGTTCTCGCTTTCAACGAGAGCTTTTGGATAAGACTTGCAGCTAGAGCAGACACCTGCAAATCTGACGATGACAAA AAAGACTACGAAGAGCTGGCGTTGTCGGTAATGAACATCGTAGATCGTCTTGTTCACAAGACAAAA GAAAAGATAGATTCATCTACTGACGTGCTCAAAGCAATCTTAGAACCTGTGCTTGATGAAGTAGAAGAAATTTCTTGGCCTGTTAGTGATCCTGAGGCTCTCAGTCTTATGGAGAAA GAAATAAATCAAAGGGAGCAAGAAGGCCAACTTGATGAAGGGTTCCTCTCAGAAGTCAATGCACAGTTGCGGCAA GCTAAAAAAGACGGGGACAAGCCAGGACTTGAAGCTATGTTACAAAAGGTTCTGCAATTGTATGCTTCCAGAGTGCTATCAAAGCGGAGTTATGCAAAAAAAG GAAATGAAGTGTTAAAAGCTGAACAGTTTCTTGAGAGCATTATCAAAG CACCAGAGGAAGAATGGAACAAGCTCTTGATAGATGGTATGACTGTTGGAAAAGGTGATATTTCACCTGAGGAATTGTATGCTGTTATTAAGAAGAGAATGGAAAGGACTTTGATACGTACG gAAGGCGGTTCATACCAGCAGCGAGTTCTGATTGAGTATCTGAAAGGTATTGAGGCAAGAGCGGGGGAGATTGTCAAAGTACTCCAAGGTTGA